In Engraulis encrasicolus isolate BLACKSEA-1 chromosome 24, IST_EnEncr_1.0, whole genome shotgun sequence, a single genomic region encodes these proteins:
- the LOC134441067 gene encoding uncharacterized protein LOC134441067 has product MAPGKYYGETRAMGLLLLILLANLGFARSQYHVKLVNGTDHCSGRVEVVNSTGRGTVCHNYWDLKDAEVVCRQLGCRAPLSAPSDACFGEGTAETWFDDVQCSGSESSLILCNKKTSRLDCSHRKDAGVVCEGTAQRSCNIASSASAVRPGEQVKITCSRSPQRCTTVNFFLFKQGLFVEKSGSSTDSANFTLSKMVAGHQGQYTCQFEYSGTKIRSSQSDAVVITVVSLSKPSISGGQGSCPDATPDAQGSEVTRGQALQVTRGHAFHISCSCQSEHAGSFLLQQISPNGTLTSHHGNSSARAHSTSSACFPFHTADLYHRGNYSCVYQVTVASHNFKSPESYLMAVTITASFLLPILAAAGGLLFLIIILSLLILLWRCRRSNRDKTLSTDTGAVRSREPVEDDDRDYESVDDDNDGDDYINSETLGGRRKKSLEEEEDYINTETLGEGKRRSTDHKGDEDEEEEEDYINTESLGLDEDEEDYVNTETLGERPNYEHMEMELTNYESKDLEDYERMGNDLENYERMGNDLEDYERMGNELDDYERMGKDLDDYESMDESHGQSEEEDYVNVDEPH; this is encoded by the exons atggcTCCGGGGAAATATTATGGAGAGACCAGGGCAATGGGACTGCTCCTCTTGATCTTGCTGG CAAATCTGGGATTCGCAC GGTCCCAGTATCATGTAAAGCTTGTTAATGGAACTGATCATTGTTCTGGGCGCGTGGAGGTGGTGAACAGCACCGGGAGAGGCACTGTATGTCATAATTATTGGGACCTGAAGGATGCTGAGGTGGTGTGCAGACAGCTGGGTTGCAGAGCGCCTCTGAGCGCCCCTAGTGACGCTTGCTTTGGAGAAGGAACTGCAGAAACCTGGTTTGATGATGTTCAATGTTCAGGCAGTGAAAGCTCTCTCATATTGTGTAACAAAAAAACGTCTCGCCTTGATTGCAGTCATAGAAAGGACGCAGGAGTCGTATGTGAAG GCACTGCTCAGAGGTCTTGCAACATTGCCTCCTCTGCCTCAGCTGTGCGACCAGGAGAGCAGGTGAAGATCACCTGCTCCAGATCGCCACAGAGGTGCACGACTGTCAACTTCTTCCTGTTCAAACAGGGTCTGTTCGTGGAGAAGTCAGGCTCCTCGACAGACTCAGCAAATTTCACTCTCTCCAAAATGGTGGCCGGTCACCAGGGGCAATATACCTGTCAGTTTGAGTACTCAGGAACCAAAATCCGGTCCAGCCAGAGTGATGCTGTGGTCATCACTGTCG tgAGTCTGAGCAAGCCCAGCATCTCAGGGGGTCAAGGCTCGTGTCCAGACGCGACCCCTGATGCCCAGGGTTCAGAGGTCACCAGAGGTCAGGCCTTACAGGTCACCAGAGGTCATGCTTTCCACATCTCCTGCTCCTGTCAGTCAGAGCACGCCGGCTCTTTCCTGCTGCAGCAGATCAGCCCTAATGGAACCCTGACCAGTCACCATGGCAACTCTTCAGCCAGGGCCCATAGCACCAGCTCAGCCTGTTTCCCGTTCCACACAGCTGACCTGTATCACCGCGGCAACTACAGCTGTGTGTATCAGGTGACAGTGGCATCTCACAACTTCAAATCTCCTGAAAGTTACTTGATGGCCGTCACTATCACAG CCTCATTTCTCCTCCCCATCCTGGCGGCAGCAGGTGGGCTACttttcctcatcatcatcctcagtctcctcatcctcctctggaGATGTCGCCGTAGCAACAGAGACAAGACTCTATCTACTGACACAG GTGCAGTGAGGAGCCGTGAGCCTGTGGAGGATGACGACAGAGACTACGAGTCAGTAGACGACGACAATGACGGAGATGATTATATCAACAGCGAGACGCTTGggggaaggagaaagaagagcttggaggaagaggaggactacATCAACACAGAGACCCTGggcgaggggaagaggaggagcacagACCACAAAGGTgacgaagatgaagaggaagaggaggactatATCAACACAGAGAGTCTTGGGCTGGATGAAGACGAGGAAGACTACGTGAACACAGAGACCTTGGGAGAAAGGCCGAATTACGAGCATATGGAGATGGAACTTACAAACTATGAGAGTAAGGATCTTGAAGACTACGAACGTATGGGTAATGACCTTGAGAATTACGAGCGTATGGGTAATGACCTTGAGGACTACGAACGTATGGGTAATGAACTTGACGACTATGAACGTATGGGGAAGGACCTTGACGACTATGAGAGTATGGATGAGTCACATGGACAGTCCGAGGAAGAGGACTATGTCAATGTGGATGAGCCTCACTAA